Proteins from one Ahaetulla prasina isolate Xishuangbanna chromosome 2, ASM2864084v1, whole genome shotgun sequence genomic window:
- the LOC131193612 gene encoding H-2 class II histocompatibility antigen, E-S beta chain-like: MRKFPFPPPGGVFLQSLQGRSPATLPSHVDPPSSTDGWERWALESLLTPFLLLLLAAHFLYQYKAECRFLNGTQRVRYLDRYFYDRQEYARFDSDLGEFVAVTEFGEADADYWNRDKQSLQYEKAQVDSFCRHNYGVAQRAQVVGRRAKPTVTISPTKMDPTSHNTILLCTAMGFYPMEIEIQWLKNGQPEKEGVAFGEELQNGDWTYQLQVMLETQPQWGDLYTCKVKHSSLEAPITVQWEPCSSSSARSKLWTGIMGAVIGVAFLAVGLFSYLKSKKATPIQSPAGPDNQSVSWWCKHRY, from the exons ATGAGAAagttccctttccctcctccagGGGGCGTCTTTCTCCAGTCTCTCCAAGGAAGGTCTCCAGCCACCCTCCCTTCGCACGTAGATCCCCCTTCCTCTACTGATGGCTGGGAGCGATGGGCCCTGGAGTCCCTCCTGacgcccttcctcctcctccttcttgcagCCCATTTCTTGTACCAGTATAAGGCCGAGTGCCGCTTCCTCAACGGGACGCAGCGGGTGAGATACCTGGACCGCTACTTCTACGACCGGCAGGAATATGCCCGCTTCGACAGCGACCTCGGGGAGTTCGTGGCCGTCACGGAGTTTGGGGAGGCGGATGCGGACTATTGGAACAGAGATAAGCAGAGCCTGCAGTACGAGAAGGCCCAGGTGGATTCCTTCTGCCGGCACAACTACGGGGTGGCCCAGAGGGCGCAAGTGGTTGGCCGGAGAG ccAAGCCCACCGTCACCATCTCCCCCACCAAGATGGACCCCACTTCCCACAACACCATCCTCCTCTGCACCGCAATGGGCTTTTACCCCATGGAGATCGAGATCCAGTGGTTGAAGAATGGGCAGCCGGAGAAGGAGGGTGTGGCCTTTGGGGAGGAGCTCCAGAACGGAGACTGGACCTACCAGCTCCAGGTGATGCTGGAGACCCAGCCCCAGTGGGGGGACCTCTACACTTGCAAGGTGAAACACTCGAGCCTGGAGGCCCCCATCACCGTTCAGTGGG agCCCTGTTCCTCCAGCTCTGCCAGGAGCAAACTCTGGACGGGGATCATGGGGGCCGTGATAGGAGTGGCCTTCCTGGCTGTGGGGCTCTTCTCCTACCTGAAGAGCAAGAAAG caACTCCCATCCAATCACCTGCAG